In Neoarius graeffei isolate fNeoGra1 chromosome 17, fNeoGra1.pri, whole genome shotgun sequence, a single window of DNA contains:
- the LOC132901302 gene encoding zinc finger protein ZFP2-like, with protein PYHCSHCGKCFTHQSDLQTHQRIHTGEKPYRCSQCGKCFTHQSSHLLQHQRIHTGEMPYHCSQCGKSFTQQSDLQTHQRIHTIEKPYHCSLCGKSFTRQTALQQHQRIHTGEKPYHCSQCGRSFTRQSALKQHQRIHTGEKPYHCSQCGKRFTQQSALQTHQRIHTREKPYHCSLCGKSFTRQTALQQHQRIHTGEKPYHCSQCGKSFTQQSALQTHQSIHTGEKPYHCSQCGKRFTRQSHLQHQPRIHTGEKPYLCSQCGK; from the exons ccgtatcactgctcacactgtggaaagtgttttactcaccagagtgatctccaaacacaccagcgcattcacacaggagagaagccgtatcgctgctcacagtgtgggaagtgttttactcaccagagt agtcatctcctacaacaccagcgcattcacacaggagagatgccatatcactgctcacagtgtggaaagagttttactcagcagagtgatctccaaactcaccagcgcattcacacaatagagaaaccgtatcactgctcactgtgtggaaagagttttactcgtcagactgctctccaacaacaccagcgcattcacacaggagagaagccgtatcactgctcacagtgtggaaggagttttactcgccagagtgctctcaaacaacaccagcgcattcacacaggagagaagccatatcactgctcacagtgtggaaagagatttactcagcagagtgctctccaaactcaccagcgcattcacacaagagagaaaccgtatcactgctcactgtgtggaaagagttttactcgtcagactgctctccaacaacaccagcgcattcacacaggagagaagccgtatcactgctcacagtgtggaaagagttttactcagcagagtgctctccaaacacaccagagcattcacacaggagagaagccatatcactgctcacagtgtggaaagagatttactcgtcagagtcatctccaacatcagccgcgcattcacacaggagagaaaccatatctctgctcacagtgtggaaag